A region of the Nocardia nova SH22a genome:
GCAGTACTCAGTGAACGTGATCTCCTGGGACAACGTCCAATCCGCCCCACCGGGACGATCGGCCATCGCGCCGATCAAGGTAGCGTTGCAGAACACCGGCGCCCGTCCCTTGCAGGGCTGTCGAACGCTGCACGAGTTCGTGAAGCAGGACCTCAGTCCTGACATCTACTGGCCGTCCAATGCCGATCCCGAGGCGTTGGTGTGGACACTCAAGGGCGGTGACAATCACGAGTCAGCGATCCAAGCCCCACTCCCCGATGCCCAGACACGCACCCGAGTGTTGATGGAAGTGTGGTACGAGTGCGACAACCCCCGCCTCATCACTGTGTCGAACTTCTTCGACATCGACATCCTGACAGGAACCGTCCAATACGCACAAAGCCAGACCAGGCCGACGCCGATCGATGCCTGGCAGCGCTACCAGCAGTTCGAACGCGACAACGGTCGAACACCCGCGCCGCGGCCGACACCATAACCCGCACTTGACCTTCGCCGCTCGGAGATACTGAACCGCCATTTCAGAGCACGTGCGCGGCACTGCCACCGACATGTTATCGGCACGACGATGCATCCGACCGCGCGATCGCCGACACGGTGCTCACCAGGCGTCGCTCATGTATGCGCTGGGCGACAGCGCCTCTGCCGGGCACCACTGCCCGAGATCGAGTTGCCCGTGCCCGTTGTTGGTGACCAGGCTGAACTCCGCCAATCCCAGCCACATGCCACTGCTGGCGCGAGCCTATGCGTGCAGCCGGCCGGGAACGCTGGAGCGATGTTGAGTCCAGCGGCCCGGACTCTCATCGGCAGCTTGCTCTGGCCGAACGCGCACGGACCAGGCGCAGGTAGAGCGATCGTCAGGCTCACGGTGATCGGCTGTAGCGGATCCATCACTCGCCGTAGCGGCGCCGCGAGTCGGCGAGTTCATCCTGCCATTTGTCGAACACAGTTTCGAATACTAGTCGATCTAGCGAGTCGAACTTCTTCGCAGGGTTGCTCGGTTTACCTCCGCGTACATCGAGCCCCGACCGACGCGCGGGCCAGATCTACGAGAACGCCGAGGCGAACCTCTCGGTGGCGACGCGGCCGACGGTCATCCACGATGTGGCTGGTACATCAGGCGCACCACGCGATTCCCGCGCACGATGGCTATAGACGACAGCAGCGTGGCCTTGGCCTCCTGCAAGGTCCAGGTGGGCACGTTGCCACTGCGTATCCAATCGTCGAGCACCGCCGGGAGTGTGAAGCTCAATCGGAATCCGAGGTCATCGACCGGCACTATATTCCAGTCGCGACTGATCGGCCGGTTGGTGCCGCGGTCACGCGCATACTCGAGATGGACCCGGATGTCCGTATCCTCGGAGTTGTCGATGTAGGCGGCGAACGCGGCAGGATTGTCGACCAGCATGACCAGTACGAATGGTGCGGGTGGGAAACCCAAGATCAAGTTGTCCAGCACGACTTCACCGAGTTCGGAAACGATGCCGGCGAGCGGCCCGTCCGGTAGTTCGCGGACGGGCGCGGATTCCTCTGCCTCGTCGTACATTCCGCTGTCGATCATGCTCTCGGCAACAGATACCACAATGTCGGGTTCCGGATACCGGACCGCCGCGACGGTCGGCACTGCTCGCTCGTTCCGGCGAGCATGCATCCGGTCGAGATATGTCGCGAGGTCAGGAAAATCCGCATCCTCGATATTGCTCGGCCAGGTACCAAGGATATGACGGAGCGCGCTACGAACCTGCTTCAACGGCAGCGATACGCCCCCGGCCTCATCGGCAAGTTCGGCAATCC
Encoded here:
- a CDS encoding restriction endonuclease encodes the protein MAISVAAARGYVLEELLARLLQDNGYRLLVAETQDPEALKDSGRGLLVRGRGTTHQVDVLGELDLPLPFSLPLRLFVEAKYRKGRTGVGTVRNAYGTIRDVNEHYGARTPGVRRIPMRRYQYQYALFSASGFTKPAQEYALAQQISLIDLSNPDFGMLLAVADEIARRIAELADEAGGVSLPLKQVRSALRHILGTWPSNIEDADFPDLATYLDRMHARRNERAVPTVAAVRYPEPDIVVSVAESMIDSGMYDEAEESAPVRELPDGPLAGIVSELGEVVLDNLILGFPPAPFVLVMLVDNPAAFAAYIDNSEDTDIRVHLEYARDRGTNRPISRDWNIVPVDDLGFRLSFTLPAVLDDWIRSGNVPTWTLQEAKATLLSSIAIVRGNRVVRLMYQPHRG